One segment of Meriones unguiculatus strain TT.TT164.6M chromosome X, Bangor_MerUng_6.1, whole genome shotgun sequence DNA contains the following:
- the Fam50a gene encoding protein FAM50A isoform X4 has protein sequence MGVTLRLIPEPLASQNTSTSLRASSVSSHWIQVPSRRPQLGPLGKTLEKSRPLALQENIMKSNIDKKFSAHYDAVEAELKSSTVGLVTLNDMKAKQEALVKEREKQLAKKEQSKELQLKLEKLREKERKKEAKRKISSLSFTLEEEEGGEEEEEVAMYEEELEREEITTKKKKLGKNPDVDTSFLPDRDREEEENRLREELRQEWEAKQEKIKSEEIEITFSYWDGSGHRRTVKMKKGNTVQQFLQRALEILRKDFSELRELRVKEPCLGDTV, from the exons ATGGGTGTGACACTGAGGCTCATTCCGGAGCCTTTAGCATCCCAGAATACTAGCACTTCCCTCAGGGCTTCTTCAGTTAGCAGTCACTGGATTCAGGTACCATCTAGGAGACCTCAACTTGGTCCTTTGGGAAAGACTCTTGAGAAGAGCAGGCCCTTAGCTCTCCAG GAGAACATAATGAAATCCAACATTGACAAGAAGTTCTCTGCACACTATGATGCTGTGGAAGCAGAGCTCAAGTCCAGTACTGTGG GTCTTGTGACCCTGAATGACATGAAGGCCAAGCAGGAGGCATTGGTGAAGGAACGAGAGAAGCAGCTGGCAAAAAAGGAGCAGTCAAAGGAGCTACAGCT GAAGCTAGAGAAGCTGCGAGAGAAGGAGCGCAAGAAGGAGGCCAAGCGGAAGATCTCTAGCCTGTCCTTCACcttggaggaagaagagggaggtgaagaggaggaagaggtggcCATGTATGAGGAGGAACTGGAAAGGGAAG AGATcaccacaaagaaaaagaaattggggaagaaccCTGATGTGGACACAAGCTTCTTACCTGACCGGGACCGGGAG gaggAGGAGAATCGGCTTCGGGAAGAGCTGCGTCAGGAGTGGGAAGCCAAACAAGAGAAAATCAAGA GTGAAGAGATTGAAATCACCTTTAGTTACTGGGATGGCTCTGGGCATCGGCGCACAGTTAAG ATGAAAAAGGGCAACACTGTGCAGCAGTTTCTGCAGAGAGCACTTGAGATCTTGCGCAAAGACTTCAGCGAGCTCAG AGAACTTAGGGTGAAAGAACCCTGCCTTGGTGATACGGTCTAG
- the Gdi1 gene encoding rab GDP dissociation inhibitor alpha has protein sequence MDEEYDVIVLGTGLTECILSGIMSVNGKKVLHMDRNPYYGGESSSITPLEELYKRFQLLEGPPESMGRGRDWNVDLIPKFLMANGQLVKMLLYTEVTRYLDFKVVEGSFVYKGGKIYKVPSTETEALASNLMGMFEKRRFRKFLVFVANFDENDPKTFEGVDPQTTSMRDVYRKFDLGQDVIDFTGHALALYRTDDYLDQPCLETINRIKLYSESLARYGKSPYLYPLYGLGELPQGFARLSAIYGGTYMLNKPVDDIIMENGKVVGVKSEGEVARCKQLICDPSYIPDRVRKAGQVIRIICILSHPIKNTNDANSCQIIIPQNQVNRKSDIYVCMISYAHNVAAQGKYIAIASTTVETADPEKEVEPALELLEPIDQKFVAISDLYEPIDDGSDSQVFCSCSYDATTHFETTCNDIKDIYKRMAGSAFDFENMKRKQNDVFGEADQ, from the exons ATGGACGAGGAATACGATGTGATTGTGCTGGGGACAGGTCTCACC gagTGCATCCTGTCTGGCATTATGTCTGTGAATGGAAAGAAGGTGTTGCACATGGACCGAAACCCCTACTATGGTGGTGAGAGCTCTTCCATCACACCCTTGGAGGAG CTGTATAAGCGCTTTCAGTTACTGGAAGGACCCCCTGAATCAATGGGCCGGGGCCGAGACTGGAATGTCGACTTGATCCCCAAATTCCTCATGGCTAATG GTCAGCTGGTAAAGATGCTCCTGTATACAGAAGTAACTCGTTATCTGGACTTCAAGGTGGTAGAAGGCAGCTTTGTGTACAAGGGGGGCAAGATCTACAAAGTGCCATCCACTGAGACTGAGGCCTTGGCTTCTA ATCTGATGGGCATGTTTGAAAAACGGCGCTTCCGAAAATTCTTGGTGTTTGTGGCAAACTTTGATGAGAATGATCCCAAAACCTTTGAGGGTGTCGACCCCCAGACCACCAGCATGCGTGATGTCTACCGGAAGTTTGACCTGGGCCAAGATGTGATTGACTTCACTGGCCACGCCTTGGCACTCTACCGCACTGATGA CTACCTGGATCAGCCCTGTCTTGAGACTATTAACCGCATCAAGTTGTACAGTGAGTCCCTGGCCCGGTACGGCAAGAGCCCATATTTGTACCCACTCTACGGCCTGGGTGAGCTGCCCCAGGGCTTTGCAAG atTGAGTGCCATCTATGGGGGAACATATATGCTGAACAAACCTGTGGATGATATCATCATGGAGAATGGCAAGGTGGTTGGTGTGAAGTCTGAGGGAGAG GTGGCTCGTTGCAAGCAGCTGATCTGTGATCCCAGCTACATCCCAGACCGTGTACGAAAGGCTGGCCAGGTTATTCGCATCATCTGTATTCTCAGCCACCCCATCAAGAACACCAATGATGCCAATTCCTGCCAAATTATTATCCCTCAGAACCAGGTCAACAGGAAGTCAG ATATCTACGTGTGCATGATCTCCTATGCACACAATGTGGCTGCACAGGGCAAATACATTGCCATTGCCAGCACCACCGTAGAGACTGCCGATCCAGAAAAAGAGGTTGAGCCTGCATTGGAGCTGTTGGAACCCATTGACCAGAA GTTTGTGGCTATCAGTGATTTGTATGAACCCATTGATGATGGTTCTGATAGTCAG GTGTTCTGCTCCTGCTCCTATGATGCCACCACACACTTTGAGACCACCTGCAATGACATCAAAGATATCTACAAACGCATGGCTGGGTCAGCCTTTGATTTTGAGAACATGAAGCGCAAACAGAATGATGTCTTTGGAGAGGCTGATCAGTGA
- the Fam50a gene encoding protein FAM50A isoform X1, whose amino-acid sequence MGVTLRLIPEPLASQNTSTSLRASSVSSHWIQVPSRRPQLGPLGKTLEKSRPLALQENIMKSNIDKKFSAHYDAVEAELKSSTVGLVTLNDMKAKQEALVKEREKQLAKKEQSKELQLKLEKLREKERKKEAKRKISSLSFTLEEEEGGEEEEEVAMYEEELEREEITTKKKKLGKNPDVDTSFLPDRDREEEENRLREELRQEWEAKQEKIKSEEIEITFSYWDGSGHRRTVKMKKGNTVQQFLQRALEILRKDFSELRSAGVEQLMYIKEDLIIPHHHSFYDFIVTKARGKSGPLFNFDVHDDVRLLSDATVEKDESHAGKVVLRSWYEKNKHIFPASRWEPYDPEKKWDKYTIR is encoded by the exons ATGGGTGTGACACTGAGGCTCATTCCGGAGCCTTTAGCATCCCAGAATACTAGCACTTCCCTCAGGGCTTCTTCAGTTAGCAGTCACTGGATTCAGGTACCATCTAGGAGACCTCAACTTGGTCCTTTGGGAAAGACTCTTGAGAAGAGCAGGCCCTTAGCTCTCCAG GAGAACATAATGAAATCCAACATTGACAAGAAGTTCTCTGCACACTATGATGCTGTGGAAGCAGAGCTCAAGTCCAGTACTGTGG GTCTTGTGACCCTGAATGACATGAAGGCCAAGCAGGAGGCATTGGTGAAGGAACGAGAGAAGCAGCTGGCAAAAAAGGAGCAGTCAAAGGAGCTACAGCT GAAGCTAGAGAAGCTGCGAGAGAAGGAGCGCAAGAAGGAGGCCAAGCGGAAGATCTCTAGCCTGTCCTTCACcttggaggaagaagagggaggtgaagaggaggaagaggtggcCATGTATGAGGAGGAACTGGAAAGGGAAG AGATcaccacaaagaaaaagaaattggggaagaaccCTGATGTGGACACAAGCTTCTTACCTGACCGGGACCGGGAG gaggAGGAGAATCGGCTTCGGGAAGAGCTGCGTCAGGAGTGGGAAGCCAAACAAGAGAAAATCAAGA GTGAAGAGATTGAAATCACCTTTAGTTACTGGGATGGCTCTGGGCATCGGCGCACAGTTAAG ATGAAAAAGGGCAACACTGTGCAGCAGTTTCTGCAGAGAGCACTTGAGATCTTGCGCAAAGACTTCAGCGAGCTCAG GTCAGCAGGGGTGGAGCAGCTCATGTACATCAAGGAGGATTTAATCATCCCCCAT CATCACAGCTTCTATGACTTCATTGTCACTAAGGCACGAGGAAAAAGTG GGCCACTCTTCAACTTTGATGTTCATGATGATGTACGACTGCTCAGTGATGCCACTGTAGAGAAGGATGAG TCACATGCAGGCAAAGTGGTACTGAGGAGCTGGTATGAGAAGAACAAGCACATCTTTCCTGCCAGTCGCTGGGAGCCCTACGACCCAGAGAAGAAATGGGATAAGTACACG ATCCGGTGA
- the Fam50a gene encoding protein FAM50A isoform X2, with protein sequence MAQYKGAASEAGRAMHLMKKREKQREQMEQMKQRIAEENIMKSNIDKKFSAHYDAVEAELKSSTVGLVTLNDMKAKQEALVKEREKQLAKKEQSKELQLKLEKLREKERKKEAKRKISSLSFTLEEEEGGEEEEEVAMYEEELEREEITTKKKKLGKNPDVDTSFLPDRDREEEENRLREELRQEWEAKQEKIKSEEIEITFSYWDGSGHRRTVKMKKGNTVQQFLQRALEILRKDFSELRSAGVEQLMYIKEDLIIPHHHSFYDFIVTKARGKSGPLFNFDVHDDVRLLSDATVEKDESHAGKVVLRSWYEKNKHIFPASRWEPYDPEKKWDKYTIR encoded by the exons ATGGCTCAGTACAAAGGCGCCGCAAGTGAGGCAGGCCGCGCCATGCACctgatgaagaagagggagaagcagCGTGAGCAAATGGAGCAGATGAAGCAGAGGATTGCAGAG GAGAACATAATGAAATCCAACATTGACAAGAAGTTCTCTGCACACTATGATGCTGTGGAAGCAGAGCTCAAGTCCAGTACTGTGG GTCTTGTGACCCTGAATGACATGAAGGCCAAGCAGGAGGCATTGGTGAAGGAACGAGAGAAGCAGCTGGCAAAAAAGGAGCAGTCAAAGGAGCTACAGCT GAAGCTAGAGAAGCTGCGAGAGAAGGAGCGCAAGAAGGAGGCCAAGCGGAAGATCTCTAGCCTGTCCTTCACcttggaggaagaagagggaggtgaagaggaggaagaggtggcCATGTATGAGGAGGAACTGGAAAGGGAAG AGATcaccacaaagaaaaagaaattggggaagaaccCTGATGTGGACACAAGCTTCTTACCTGACCGGGACCGGGAG gaggAGGAGAATCGGCTTCGGGAAGAGCTGCGTCAGGAGTGGGAAGCCAAACAAGAGAAAATCAAGA GTGAAGAGATTGAAATCACCTTTAGTTACTGGGATGGCTCTGGGCATCGGCGCACAGTTAAG ATGAAAAAGGGCAACACTGTGCAGCAGTTTCTGCAGAGAGCACTTGAGATCTTGCGCAAAGACTTCAGCGAGCTCAG GTCAGCAGGGGTGGAGCAGCTCATGTACATCAAGGAGGATTTAATCATCCCCCAT CATCACAGCTTCTATGACTTCATTGTCACTAAGGCACGAGGAAAAAGTG GGCCACTCTTCAACTTTGATGTTCATGATGATGTACGACTGCTCAGTGATGCCACTGTAGAGAAGGATGAG TCACATGCAGGCAAAGTGGTACTGAGGAGCTGGTATGAGAAGAACAAGCACATCTTTCCTGCCAGTCGCTGGGAGCCCTACGACCCAGAGAAGAAATGGGATAAGTACACG ATCCGGTGA
- the Fam50a gene encoding protein FAM50A isoform X3: MSEIGTPACENFQQKENIMKSNIDKKFSAHYDAVEAELKSSTVGLVTLNDMKAKQEALVKEREKQLAKKEQSKELQLKLEKLREKERKKEAKRKISSLSFTLEEEEGGEEEEEVAMYEEELEREEITTKKKKLGKNPDVDTSFLPDRDREEEENRLREELRQEWEAKQEKIKSEEIEITFSYWDGSGHRRTVKMKKGNTVQQFLQRALEILRKDFSELRSAGVEQLMYIKEDLIIPHHHSFYDFIVTKARGKSGPLFNFDVHDDVRLLSDATVEKDESHAGKVVLRSWYEKNKHIFPASRWEPYDPEKKWDKYTIR; this comes from the exons ATGTCAGAGATTGGGACCCCAGCTTGTGAAAACTTCCAGCAGAAG GAGAACATAATGAAATCCAACATTGACAAGAAGTTCTCTGCACACTATGATGCTGTGGAAGCAGAGCTCAAGTCCAGTACTGTGG GTCTTGTGACCCTGAATGACATGAAGGCCAAGCAGGAGGCATTGGTGAAGGAACGAGAGAAGCAGCTGGCAAAAAAGGAGCAGTCAAAGGAGCTACAGCT GAAGCTAGAGAAGCTGCGAGAGAAGGAGCGCAAGAAGGAGGCCAAGCGGAAGATCTCTAGCCTGTCCTTCACcttggaggaagaagagggaggtgaagaggaggaagaggtggcCATGTATGAGGAGGAACTGGAAAGGGAAG AGATcaccacaaagaaaaagaaattggggaagaaccCTGATGTGGACACAAGCTTCTTACCTGACCGGGACCGGGAG gaggAGGAGAATCGGCTTCGGGAAGAGCTGCGTCAGGAGTGGGAAGCCAAACAAGAGAAAATCAAGA GTGAAGAGATTGAAATCACCTTTAGTTACTGGGATGGCTCTGGGCATCGGCGCACAGTTAAG ATGAAAAAGGGCAACACTGTGCAGCAGTTTCTGCAGAGAGCACTTGAGATCTTGCGCAAAGACTTCAGCGAGCTCAG GTCAGCAGGGGTGGAGCAGCTCATGTACATCAAGGAGGATTTAATCATCCCCCAT CATCACAGCTTCTATGACTTCATTGTCACTAAGGCACGAGGAAAAAGTG GGCCACTCTTCAACTTTGATGTTCATGATGATGTACGACTGCTCAGTGATGCCACTGTAGAGAAGGATGAG TCACATGCAGGCAAAGTGGTACTGAGGAGCTGGTATGAGAAGAACAAGCACATCTTTCCTGCCAGTCGCTGGGAGCCCTACGACCCAGAGAAGAAATGGGATAAGTACACG ATCCGGTGA